In one Salipiger abyssi genomic region, the following are encoded:
- a CDS encoding glycosyltransferase family 4 protein yields the protein MKDNAATQQRGRNAMKTVIVNDASIARGGATGLSLLQARMLRDRGIDTVFAAADRGGNEDLAALGVRIYTAGSDPLMKAPPHVAATRGLYNSAVKAMLEDVIAREDGPDTVYHVHSWSKTLTPAVFAALSTVAPRVFIHAHDFFLACPNGGFMDYQAMRPCARLPLSASCLTTHCDKRSYAQKMWRVSRQLVLRRALPRRAPWAGILMIHPAMAPRLSASGYPDERLIPLRNPASTLSETRIAAEQNRRFLFIGRVEAEKGVEELIAAAAAADVPLTVVGEGPLREPLAARYPGIRFTGWLERDAILREARTARALVMPSRYPEPFGLVAAEASLSGLPVILSESALLADEIDSGGIGWACDTRNPEAFSGLLKRVAALPDAQLAEMSRLGHAGTAGLSMTPDAWIDAQLALYARATGARPASVA from the coding sequence TTGAAAGACAACGCTGCGACGCAGCAACGGGGGCGCAACGCCATGAAGACCGTCATCGTCAACGACGCCAGCATTGCGCGCGGCGGCGCTACCGGGCTTTCTCTGTTGCAGGCCCGCATGCTGCGCGATCGGGGCATCGACACGGTATTCGCCGCAGCCGATCGCGGTGGCAATGAGGATCTCGCGGCGCTGGGCGTTCGGATCTACACCGCCGGCAGCGATCCGCTGATGAAGGCGCCACCCCATGTCGCCGCGACGCGCGGGCTCTACAACAGCGCGGTCAAGGCGATGCTGGAGGATGTCATCGCTCGCGAAGACGGACCCGATACCGTCTATCATGTGCATTCCTGGTCGAAGACGCTGACGCCGGCAGTGTTCGCCGCGCTCTCGACGGTGGCGCCGCGCGTCTTTATCCATGCCCACGATTTCTTTCTCGCCTGCCCCAATGGCGGTTTCATGGACTATCAGGCCATGCGGCCTTGCGCCCGCCTGCCGCTTTCAGCCTCCTGCCTGACGACCCATTGTGACAAACGCAGCTATGCCCAGAAGATGTGGCGCGTTTCACGCCAGCTCGTTCTGCGGCGCGCCCTGCCGCGCCGGGCGCCTTGGGCGGGAATCCTGATGATTCATCCCGCCATGGCGCCACGGCTTTCCGCATCGGGATATCCGGACGAGCGGCTGATACCGCTGCGCAACCCGGCCAGCACGCTCTCCGAAACACGCATCGCGGCAGAGCAGAACCGCAGGTTCCTGTTCATCGGTCGGGTCGAGGCGGAAAAAGGTGTCGAGGAGCTGATTGCCGCAGCGGCGGCGGCCGATGTGCCGCTCACCGTTGTCGGCGAAGGCCCGCTGCGCGAGCCGCTGGCGGCGCGCTATCCGGGCATTCGCTTTACCGGCTGGCTGGAGCGGGACGCGATCCTGCGCGAGGCCCGGACCGCACGCGCCCTGGTGATGCCGTCGCGCTATCCCGAACCGTTCGGCCTCGTGGCGGCGGAAGCCTCGCTCTCCGGCCTGCCCGTGATCCTTTCCGAAAGCGCGCTTCTAGCGGACGAAATCGACAGCGGAGGCATCGGCTGGGCCTGCGACACCCGCAACCCCGAGGCCTTTTCAGGGCTTTTGAAACGGGTCGCCGCCCTGCCGGACGCGCAGCTCGCCGAGATGAGCCGACTCGGCCACGCGGGCACGGCGGGGCTGTCGATGACACCCGACGCCTGGATCGACGCACAGCTGGCGCTTTATGCCCGCGCGACCGGAGCGCGCCCGGCCAGCGTCGCATAA
- a CDS encoding sugar transferase codes for MSDTSTNSTNLEPYEIAAGVKSERFYHGFAKRPFDLFLAALMLPILVPVIALLYVAVRLEGGPGFFGHHRVGRNGQVFRCWKIRTMVPDAKERLEHLLANDPQARAEWESDRKLRNDPRVTRLGAFLRKSSLDELPQIWNVLKGEMSLIGPRPVTAPELERYGGHKWIYQSMRPGITGLWQVSGRNEVSYDERVQLDANYFRELSLVSDVRILLQTVGAVLNRTGC; via the coding sequence ATGTCAGATACTTCGACGAATTCGACCAATCTAGAACCCTACGAGATCGCCGCCGGCGTCAAGAGTGAGCGCTTCTATCACGGTTTCGCAAAGCGACCGTTCGATTTGTTCCTCGCGGCGCTGATGCTGCCGATTCTCGTGCCGGTGATCGCCCTGCTCTATGTGGCGGTCCGTCTTGAGGGCGGGCCGGGCTTTTTCGGACACCACCGGGTCGGGCGCAACGGGCAGGTGTTCCGCTGCTGGAAGATCCGCACCATGGTGCCGGACGCGAAGGAGCGGCTGGAGCATTTGTTGGCCAATGACCCGCAGGCACGCGCCGAGTGGGAAAGCGACCGCAAGTTGCGCAATGACCCGCGTGTCACCCGCCTGGGTGCGTTCCTGCGCAAGAGCTCGCTCGACGAGCTGCCGCAGATCTGGAACGTTCTGAAGGGCGAAATGAGCCTTATCGGACCGCGTCCGGTGACCGCGCCGGAGCTGGAGCGCTACGGCGGTCACAAGTGGATTTACCAGTCCATGCGTCCGGGGATCACCGGGCTCTGGCAGGTCTCGGGCCGCAACGAGGTCAGCTATGACGAGCGGGTCCAGCTTGATGCGAATTACTTCCGGGAGCTTTCGCTCGTGTCGGATGTTCGTATTCTCCTCCAGACCGTCGGCGCCGTGCTGAACCGTACCGGGTGCTGA
- a CDS encoding protoporphyrinogen/coproporphyrinogen oxidase, whose protein sequence is MSTVDQGLAAKFRGSSPTETSGSDKTPIVILGGGIAGLSAADTLSARGYNILVIESSDKCGGTHRSTEIGPYTFDAGSIFYEDNARLFSLAEGLRDLCPPVRRVQRRITPDGQLKHYPIEPRDLMSWPKARLAVAVADLLWSRLAQKQDGTLEAICRKRLGETMFAGTGLRSYITRFNHMPPGEIDEEFFFHRMGFIEKATRGRALMQSAFRMLRKKPFRRGKRSPLRVRPEAGFDQLFDRIKAQLEARGVQFRLAETLQTISPAGDGFDITTDKSVHRAASVIGALPLDTLHRALFGTSSELRSLDLMTLFVSASRLDPEAGNVLFNFHETGRWKRATIYSRLYSDRDTTREFLAAEVTLPVGHSPDPEAAFADFSAHLSGLGLAEDLRLEGHTIVSSAYPLYMPGRQADLARILDKVTGAGVIPVGRQGRFEYLPTAGGVIAQVARELDAAALPDRPAARPDDRTLIAV, encoded by the coding sequence ATGAGTACAGTTGATCAGGGCCTGGCCGCCAAGTTCCGCGGATCCAGCCCGACCGAGACGTCCGGGTCGGACAAAACGCCGATTGTCATTCTCGGAGGCGGTATCGCGGGGCTCTCAGCGGCAGACACCCTGTCGGCGCGCGGCTATAATATCCTTGTGATCGAGAGCAGCGACAAATGTGGCGGCACACACAGATCGACCGAGATCGGCCCCTACACCTTCGATGCCGGCAGCATCTTCTACGAGGATAACGCACGCCTTTTCAGCCTCGCTGAGGGGCTGCGCGATCTCTGCCCACCGGTACGTCGTGTGCAGCGGCGAATCACACCGGACGGTCAGCTCAAACACTATCCGATCGAACCCCGCGATCTCATGAGCTGGCCGAAAGCACGGCTCGCCGTCGCGGTCGCCGATCTGCTCTGGTCACGCCTGGCGCAGAAACAGGACGGCACGCTCGAAGCGATCTGCCGCAAACGGCTCGGCGAGACCATGTTCGCGGGCACCGGGCTGCGCAGCTATATCACCCGGTTCAATCACATGCCCCCCGGCGAGATCGACGAGGAGTTCTTCTTTCACCGCATGGGCTTTATCGAAAAGGCCACACGCGGACGCGCGCTGATGCAGTCGGCTTTCCGCATGCTGCGCAAAAAGCCCTTTCGGCGCGGCAAGCGCAGCCCGCTGCGGGTGCGCCCCGAAGCCGGATTCGACCAGCTCTTCGACCGGATCAAAGCGCAGCTCGAAGCGCGTGGCGTGCAATTCCGTCTCGCCGAAACGCTACAGACGATCAGCCCGGCAGGCGACGGCTTCGACATCACCACCGACAAGTCGGTCCATCGCGCCGCATCGGTAATCGGGGCGCTGCCGCTCGATACGCTGCACCGGGCGCTCTTTGGCACATCCTCCGAATTGCGCTCGCTCGATCTGATGACGCTCTTCGTCTCGGCCAGCCGGCTCGATCCCGAGGCGGGCAATGTGCTCTTCAACTTTCACGAGACGGGGCGATGGAAGCGCGCCACCATCTATTCACGCCTCTATAGCGACCGCGACACCACCCGCGAGTTCCTCGCCGCCGAGGTAACCCTGCCGGTCGGCCACAGCCCCGACCCTGAGGCCGCCTTCGCCGATTTCTCGGCACATCTGTCCGGGCTCGGGCTTGCCGAGGACCTGCGGCTCGAAGGCCATACGATCGTTTCCTCCGCATACCCGCTCTATATGCCCGGTCGGCAGGCGGACCTCGCCCGAATTCTCGACAAAGTGACGGGAGCGGGGGTCATCCCGGTTGGGCGGCAGGGCCGATTCGAATACCTTCCGACGGCAGGCGGTGTCATCGCGCAGGTCGCCAGAGAGCTCGACGCCGCAGCGCTGCCCGACCGTCCCGCAGCGCGACCGGATGACAGGACGCTGATCGCCGTCTGA
- a CDS encoding polysaccharide biosynthesis/export family protein, producing the protein MTASGAGLGIARQVLAALILSLMISVAAMTVASAEPYRLVAGDRLTVGFVAQGLTEEIPIDIDGQIRLSELGGLTVTGLTLDEAETRIAESVEEAGLYINARVSLAVESYAPIIVAGDVTRPGSFSYIPGMTVSAALALSGGSQAAGVSRFEIDRARTEVEGSLKRLNLQIAASVARVARFEALIEGSSDYVLSESLRSVIPAPGAVDLDALTSAEAELLTNAIERGEELLGFWEEEISSIETQQALFDQRIEVQNEIVASVAADLDTAQDLRDRGLQTASRLSTVEQRDADARARALELESAQIRAAQAISDARRARSQFLSSRRSDALAALQEVRIGLDEAQLRYAQGLEQLALLTGGNMGTLLFSDAIETRFQIQSLREGRENLTQITPQTRLLPGDTLFVVLEPVGAAAN; encoded by the coding sequence ATGACGGCATCGGGTGCTGGGCTGGGTATCGCAAGACAGGTGCTGGCCGCTCTGATCTTGTCTCTGATGATTTCGGTGGCCGCGATGACGGTCGCCAGCGCCGAACCCTATCGCCTCGTGGCCGGGGATCGCCTGACCGTGGGCTTTGTGGCCCAGGGGCTGACCGAAGAGATCCCGATCGATATCGACGGCCAAATCCGGCTTTCGGAGCTGGGTGGCCTGACGGTCACCGGGCTGACTCTGGACGAGGCGGAAACGCGGATCGCGGAAAGCGTCGAAGAGGCCGGCCTTTACATCAATGCGCGGGTCTCGCTCGCGGTGGAGAGCTATGCTCCGATCATCGTCGCCGGCGATGTCACGCGGCCCGGAAGCTTTTCCTATATCCCCGGAATGACCGTGAGCGCGGCACTGGCACTGTCCGGCGGCAGCCAGGCCGCCGGGGTCAGCCGTTTCGAGATCGACCGGGCGCGCACCGAGGTCGAGGGCTCGCTGAAGCGGCTGAATCTCCAGATCGCCGCCTCCGTGGCCCGTGTGGCGCGGTTCGAGGCGCTGATTGAAGGGTCGTCGGACTATGTTCTGTCGGAGAGCCTGCGCTCGGTGATCCCGGCGCCCGGCGCGGTCGATCTCGATGCGCTGACCAGCGCCGAAGCGGAGTTGCTGACCAACGCGATTGAGCGCGGAGAAGAGCTGCTCGGGTTCTGGGAGGAGGAGATCTCCTCCATCGAAACGCAGCAGGCGCTGTTCGATCAGCGGATCGAGGTGCAGAACGAGATCGTGGCGAGCGTGGCTGCGGATCTCGACACGGCCCAGGATCTGCGCGACCGCGGATTGCAGACCGCCTCACGGCTTTCGACGGTGGAGCAGCGCGACGCCGATGCAAGGGCGCGGGCGCTGGAGTTGGAATCCGCGCAGATCCGTGCCGCCCAGGCGATTTCCGATGCCAGGCGCGCCAGGTCTCAATTCCTGTCGAGTCGGCGCAGCGATGCGCTGGCGGCCTTGCAGGAGGTCAGGATCGGTCTGGACGAGGCGCAATTGCGCTATGCCCAAGGGCTGGAGCAGCTGGCGCTGTTGACGGGTGGCAATATGGGCACGCTGCTGTTTTCGGATGCCATCGAGACCCGTTTCCAGATCCAGAGCCTGCGCGAGGGTCGCGAAAACCTGACGCAAATCACCCCGCAGACCCGGTTGCTGCCCGGCGACACGCTGTTTGTGGTGCTCGAGCCGGTTGGTGCCGCCGCGAACTGA
- a CDS encoding glycosyl hydrolase — translation MIHDHALFRVLRRALAPALAIVLSMQGATAEPVGPALGAASNLSQGRAKNDIGLARALGVTDFRDGMAWARAEKRPGQYRFDEARTRFPDEIAQAGAHVSVVLNWGNPIFDGGNTPTSPEAVAAFGAFAAELITRFPVIDSLEIGNEFNGVNFVRGPIKQMTPLERARAYVPLLESAAKAARAARPDIRISGGATHSLPVAYLWEILDAGGAAYMDALAIHPYTTPAEQFTRQIAVLRRHPEAAGLPIEITEFAHADPARAAGHFLRNYCQFALGGVSRAVWYPMNLRGEKHVPLYTPMGRITPAGRAFRLIAEHMEGQPVADAAPDDPFAYGCRFGDSVLVLWGAPREVVPDEGVTVLDAEGNTVTGPLGLSETEPLVFVAAQGGIGNRVTMGKSALIADSYHQFAYPEGDEALAKGDGFARFARRGNRDISLHTLPGQEARGTPWFPYRGNPDFGPIRLTAEMLLPGGRGDSPVDIVHRYTAPEDQTVSLSARFAVTDRSDDGIAVTITKNGAPLFENSGKTPIEADLVDLALSAGDHLDIAVGPNGNRKSDLTEYRIRLTRP, via the coding sequence ATGATCCACGACCACGCCTTGTTCCGCGTCTTGCGACGGGCCCTCGCGCCGGCTCTGGCCATTGTGCTGTCGATGCAGGGCGCTACCGCAGAGCCCGTCGGGCCCGCACTCGGCGCCGCCTCCAACCTGTCGCAGGGCCGGGCGAAGAACGATATCGGCCTTGCCCGCGCGTTGGGCGTGACCGATTTCCGTGACGGCATGGCCTGGGCCCGGGCCGAGAAACGGCCCGGGCAGTACCGGTTCGACGAGGCCCGGACGCGATTTCCCGACGAAATCGCCCAGGCCGGCGCGCATGTTTCCGTCGTTCTGAACTGGGGGAATCCGATCTTTGACGGCGGGAACACCCCGACCAGCCCCGAGGCGGTCGCCGCCTTCGGCGCCTTTGCCGCCGAGCTGATCACCCGCTTTCCCGTTATCGACAGCCTTGAGATCGGCAACGAATTCAACGGGGTGAATTTTGTCCGCGGTCCGATCAAACAGATGACTCCGCTGGAGCGCGCGCGCGCCTATGTGCCGCTGCTCGAAAGCGCGGCCAAGGCGGCGCGCGCCGCCAGGCCCGATATCCGGATCTCGGGCGGCGCCACCCACTCGCTTCCGGTCGCCTATCTCTGGGAAATCCTCGACGCAGGCGGCGCCGCGTATATGGATGCGCTCGCGATCCACCCCTACACAACGCCCGCGGAACAGTTCACCCGGCAGATCGCGGTTCTGCGCCGGCATCCCGAGGCCGCCGGACTTCCAATTGAGATCACCGAGTTCGCCCATGCCGATCCGGCGCGCGCTGCCGGGCATTTCCTGCGCAACTACTGCCAGTTCGCTCTGGGCGGTGTCAGCCGCGCGGTCTGGTATCCGATGAATCTGCGCGGCGAAAAACATGTGCCGCTCTATACGCCGATGGGGCGGATCACCCCGGCGGGCCGCGCCTTTCGGCTGATTGCAGAACATATGGAGGGGCAGCCGGTCGCCGATGCCGCACCGGACGACCCCTTTGCCTATGGCTGCCGGTTCGGCGATAGCGTGCTGGTCCTCTGGGGCGCCCCGCGCGAGGTTGTGCCGGACGAGGGCGTCACCGTTCTCGACGCCGAGGGCAACACCGTCACCGGGCCCCTCGGCCTGTCTGAAACCGAGCCGCTTGTCTTCGTCGCGGCACAGGGCGGCATTGGCAACCGGGTCACGATGGGCAAGAGCGCCCTGATTGCGGACAGTTACCATCAATTCGCCTATCCGGAAGGCGATGAAGCCCTGGCCAAAGGCGACGGGTTCGCCCGGTTCGCCCGGCGAGGCAATCGCGACATCTCCCTGCACACGCTACCCGGACAGGAAGCGCGCGGGACACCGTGGTTTCCCTATCGCGGCAATCCCGATTTCGGCCCGATCCGCCTCACCGCCGAGATGCTGCTGCCCGGCGGACGCGGCGACAGCCCGGTAGACATCGTCCATCGTTACACCGCGCCCGAGGACCAGACGGTGTCTCTCTCCGCCCGCTTCGCCGTGACCGATCGAAGCGACGACGGCATCGCCGTCACGATTACAAAAAACGGTGCGCCGCTTTTCGAGAACAGCGGAAAGACCCCGATAGAGGCCGATCTGGTGGATTTGGCCCTTTCAGCGGGCGACCATCTCGATATCGCGGTCGGCCCGAACGGCAATCGCAAAAGCGACCTGACCGAATACCGCATCCGGCTGACCCGCCCTTAG
- a CDS encoding polysaccharide pyruvyl transferase family protein: MVREQSPAIRCMNVKYSPNLGDGLLSECLEAALVGHGADREGTWSVDLAARGAYGESMAGRGTVMTVLDALPGPLRQLAVRLPLAVQSRRKWQPHYETGLSGAQAVAIGGGNLLSDQDLNFPTKLALALRCARAGDLPAAFYACGMAGHWTREGDRRLRRAIAEHAPAAVFLRDAASKARWDSRFASEAGCDAVVVRDPGLMACDLYGPVQKTAGEGPRIGLGLMSHVAIRYHAEARIGSDELMRWYVDLARALLARGARVVAFTNGAPEDVATANALAPQLGAMGVEMARPQVPADLSAIVGGCDAIVAYRMHAVIAAYSHAVPALALSWDDKLDAFMDSVDRADWLADPSDLSAEAAADRALTAAQEGVDPARHAQVLAEARADVSRLYATLAGRAPVARA; this comes from the coding sequence ATGGTGCGCGAGCAGAGCCCGGCCATCCGCTGCATGAACGTCAAATACAGTCCCAATCTGGGCGACGGCTTGCTGTCGGAATGTCTCGAAGCGGCCCTGGTCGGCCACGGGGCGGATCGCGAGGGGACATGGTCGGTCGATCTCGCGGCGCGGGGCGCCTATGGGGAAAGCATGGCGGGGCGTGGCACGGTCATGACGGTGCTGGACGCGCTGCCGGGACCGCTGCGTCAGTTGGCCGTGAGGCTGCCGCTGGCGGTGCAGAGCCGGCGGAAATGGCAACCGCATTACGAAACCGGACTGAGCGGAGCGCAGGCCGTCGCGATCGGTGGCGGCAATCTGTTGTCGGATCAGGATCTGAATTTTCCCACGAAGCTGGCCCTGGCGCTGCGCTGTGCCCGGGCAGGGGATCTGCCGGCGGCGTTTTATGCCTGCGGCATGGCCGGGCACTGGACCCGCGAGGGTGACCGCCGCCTGCGCCGGGCCATCGCGGAGCACGCGCCCGCCGCGGTGTTCCTGCGCGATGCGGCATCGAAGGCGCGCTGGGACTCGCGGTTTGCGTCGGAGGCCGGCTGCGACGCGGTGGTGGTGCGCGATCCGGGGCTGATGGCGTGCGATCTCTACGGGCCGGTGCAGAAAACGGCGGGCGAGGGGCCGCGCATTGGGCTCGGGCTGATGAGCCATGTCGCGATACGCTACCACGCCGAGGCCCGCATCGGCAGCGACGAGCTGATGCGCTGGTATGTCGATCTGGCGCGGGCGCTGCTGGCGCGTGGCGCGCGGGTCGTCGCCTTCACCAACGGCGCGCCGGAGGATGTGGCGACCGCGAATGCGCTGGCGCCGCAACTGGGTGCTATGGGGGTCGAAATGGCCCGGCCACAGGTGCCTGCGGATCTGTCGGCAATTGTCGGAGGCTGCGACGCGATTGTCGCCTATCGGATGCATGCGGTTATCGCGGCCTATTCCCACGCGGTGCCGGCACTCGCGCTCAGCTGGGACGACAAGCTCGATGCGTTCATGGACTCGGTGGATCGCGCTGACTGGCTCGCCGATCCGTCGGATCTTTCGGCAGAAGCGGCTGCGGACAGGGCCTTGACGGCGGCACAGGAGGGGGTCGATCCCGCCCGGCATGCCCAGGTGCTCGCGGAGGCGCGCGCCGATGTCAGCAGGCTTTATGCGACGCTGGCCGGGCGCGCTCCGGTCGCGCGGGCATAA
- a CDS encoding calcium-binding protein: MFFRFIKLSGWFGDTPFWGSGPFGDHGPGRSHDAPGHHHGHGAGHHHHGRGHGWGHGCEENEPLGTQQYNADAGSNLIKVPEGYAAIIAGNEGDDTMKGGEFDDLLFGNRDDDLIYGNDGDDTLYGGLGSDTLDGGRGNDVISGDAGLDFLSGGAGEDRFEFRASAIGDGLVDTIMDFDADADTILFLNEAAADVSFAQNGADVEILVDGVTEVLVTDADAGDVASLTDYGVTV, encoded by the coding sequence ATGTTCTTTAGATTCATAAAATTGTCCGGCTGGTTCGGGGATACGCCATTTTGGGGGAGCGGGCCGTTTGGCGACCATGGTCCGGGCAGATCTCATGACGCGCCGGGGCATCATCATGGACACGGCGCTGGTCATCACCACCACGGCCGTGGCCATGGCTGGGGGCATGGCTGCGAGGAGAACGAGCCGCTCGGCACGCAGCAATACAATGCCGACGCCGGTAGCAACCTGATCAAGGTGCCGGAAGGATATGCTGCCATTATCGCTGGCAATGAAGGTGACGACACCATGAAGGGCGGCGAATTCGACGACCTTCTGTTCGGCAATCGCGATGACGACCTCATCTACGGCAACGATGGCGACGACACGCTTTATGGCGGGTTGGGCAGCGACACGCTTGACGGCGGCAGGGGCAACGATGTGATCAGCGGCGACGCGGGACTCGATTTCCTGTCGGGCGGCGCGGGTGAAGATCGCTTTGAGTTCCGGGCCAGCGCGATTGGTGACGGGCTGGTCGATACCATTATGGATTTCGATGCGGACGCCGATACGATCCTGTTCCTGAACGAAGCAGCCGCCGATGTCAGCTTTGCCCAGAACGGTGCCGATGTGGAAATCCTGGTTGACGGTGTGACCGAGGTGCTTGTGACCGATGCCGATGCGGGTGATGTGGCATCCCTCACGGACTACGGCGTCACCGTCTGA
- a CDS encoding acyl-CoA dehydrogenase family protein, whose protein sequence is MNIATPLNVVDFEAIERISKSELAPIARKIDEERIYPEEIMRAMGAAGAYGTHLGGSDAATDLSEAILAMAKASETCLSTGFCMWCQDALAWYIASSGNDWLKANILPGVARGEILGGTGMSNPMKSIAEIEPLRLKGKRVEGGYQVKGLLPWVSNLSEGGYFGVMFSVEEGDTAKTVMAIAEADEAKGVKLKLDHDFVAMGGTATVNVQFRDVFIPDEQVIGDPAPAFIKRIRGGFVLMQCGMAAGMIKSAIELMEQVEKPLGHVNRYLDKQPADFRQAYDALVAEVLALAKTPYDDGPDYWRRVLQARLTGGELSVEAAHYAMLHCGARGYVSQGAAQRRLREAYFVAIVTPATKHLRKMLAELG, encoded by the coding sequence ATGAACATCGCGACCCCCCTGAACGTGGTCGATTTCGAGGCCATCGAACGGATTTCCAAATCCGAACTCGCGCCCATCGCCCGCAAGATCGACGAAGAGCGGATCTATCCCGAAGAGATCATGCGCGCCATGGGTGCGGCCGGCGCCTACGGCACGCATCTGGGCGGCAGCGACGCGGCGACCGATCTGTCTGAGGCGATCCTCGCCATGGCCAAAGCCTCGGAAACCTGCCTTTCGACCGGTTTCTGCATGTGGTGCCAGGATGCGCTGGCCTGGTACATCGCCTCTTCGGGCAATGACTGGTTGAAAGCCAACATCCTTCCCGGCGTGGCCAGGGGGGAGATCCTCGGTGGCACCGGCATGTCGAACCCGATGAAATCCATCGCCGAGATCGAGCCCCTGCGCCTCAAGGGCAAGCGGGTCGAGGGCGGCTATCAGGTCAAGGGCCTGCTGCCCTGGGTCTCGAACCTGTCGGAAGGCGGCTATTTCGGCGTGATGTTCTCGGTCGAGGAGGGCGATACGGCCAAGACCGTGATGGCCATCGCCGAGGCTGACGAGGCCAAGGGCGTGAAGCTGAAGCTCGACCACGATTTCGTTGCCATGGGCGGCACGGCGACCGTCAACGTGCAGTTCCGCGACGTCTTTATCCCCGACGAGCAGGTCATCGGCGACCCGGCGCCCGCCTTTATCAAGCGTATCCGCGGCGGCTTTGTGCTGATGCAATGCGGCATGGCTGCGGGCATGATCAAGAGCGCCATCGAGCTGATGGAGCAGGTCGAGAAGCCGCTGGGCCATGTAAACAGGTATCTCGACAAGCAGCCTGCCGATTTCCGGCAAGCGTATGACGCGCTTGTGGCCGAGGTGCTGGCGCTTGCGAAAACGCCGTATGACGACGGCCCCGACTACTGGAGGCGGGTGCTACAGGCCCGTCTGACCGGTGGCGAGCTGTCCGTCGAGGCGGCGCATTATGCCATGCTGCATTGCGGCGCGCGCGGCTATGTCAGCCAGGGCGCGGCGCAGCGGCGCCTGCGCGAAGCCTATTTCGTGGCCATCGTGACACCGGCGACCAAGCACCTGCGCAAGATGCTGGCCGAACTCGGCTGA
- the cynS gene encoding cyanase, which yields MTTRAELTEKIVAHKTFNDIKWADVAAAVGQSKEWTTAALMGQISLTKEQIEKAGNAMGLNFSDEETALLMTVPYRGSLPSAVPTDPLIYRLYEVVNVYGTTMKALIEEEFGDGIMSAIDFTMDISRTEDPKGDRVKIVLDGKFLPYKMY from the coding sequence ATGACCACCCGTGCCGAGCTGACCGAGAAAATCGTCGCGCACAAGACCTTCAACGACATCAAATGGGCCGATGTGGCCGCTGCTGTCGGCCAGTCGAAGGAATGGACGACCGCCGCATTGATGGGTCAGATCTCGCTCACCAAGGAGCAGATCGAGAAGGCCGGCAACGCCATGGGGCTGAACTTCTCGGACGAGGAAACCGCGCTGTTGATGACCGTGCCATATCGCGGGTCGCTGCCCAGTGCGGTGCCCACCGATCCGCTGATCTACCGCCTGTATGAGGTGGTGAATGTCTATGGCACCACCATGAAGGCGCTGATCGAGGAGGAGTTCGGCGACGGCATCATGTCGGCCATCGACTTCACCATGGACATCTCGCGTACCGAAGACCCCAAGGGCGATCGGGTAAAGATCGTGCTCGATGGCAAGTTCCTTCCCTACAAAATGTACTGA
- a CDS encoding glycosyltransferase family 2 protein, translating to MTGTATRIAVVICSVGRADCLRELVPALTAQTRPADRVLFVVTRPEDIGFDPAPLFPGATTAETVISEKGLPRQRNAGLDRIAGDCDIVVFYDDDFVPSRHALAGIETAFAALPEVNGMTGFLIADGINAPGFSVDDAEALVAEYDATVAPAGPERAFQVLREGLEGLYGCNMAYRMSAIGEARFDEALPLYGWQEDIDFAARIPGGRIKTDAFAGVHRGAKSGRETSGRRLGYSQIANTWYLWRKGTMSLKFAAKLALRNTAANHLKAWRPEPWIDRKGRAAGNRRAFAEIVSGRAHPSRILDF from the coding sequence ATGACGGGCACGGCTACGCGCATCGCGGTCGTTATCTGCTCTGTTGGTCGGGCCGATTGCCTGCGCGAGCTCGTCCCTGCCCTGACCGCGCAAACCCGGCCCGCCGACCGCGTCCTGTTCGTCGTAACGCGACCCGAGGATATCGGATTCGATCCCGCTCCATTGTTTCCGGGCGCCACCACCGCCGAGACTGTGATCTCGGAAAAGGGGCTGCCGCGTCAGCGCAATGCCGGGCTCGACCGGATTGCCGGAGATTGCGATATCGTGGTGTTCTACGACGACGATTTCGTGCCCTCGCGACACGCGCTTGCGGGCATCGAGACAGCCTTTGCCGCGCTGCCCGAGGTCAACGGCATGACCGGCTTCCTGATTGCCGATGGCATCAACGCGCCGGGATTTTCCGTCGATGACGCCGAGGCGCTGGTTGCCGAGTATGACGCCACGGTTGCCCCTGCCGGCCCGGAGCGGGCGTTCCAGGTTCTGCGGGAGGGGCTAGAAGGGCTCTATGGCTGCAACATGGCCTACCGCATGTCGGCGATCGGAGAGGCGCGGTTCGACGAAGCGCTGCCGCTCTATGGCTGGCAGGAGGATATCGACTTCGCGGCGCGTATTCCCGGCGGGCGGATCAAGACGGATGCCTTTGCCGGCGTGCATCGCGGCGCCAAATCCGGGCGCGAAACCTCCGGGCGGCGGCTGGGATACAGCCAGATCGCGAATACCTGGTATCTCTGGCGCAAGGGTACGATGTCGCTGAAATTCGCGGCAAAACTGGCACTGCGCAATACGGCGGCGAACCACCTCAAGGCCTGGCGCCCCGAGCCATGGATCGACCGCAAGGGCCGTGCGGCGGGCAATCGCCGCGCATTCGCCGAAATCGTATCGGGCCGCGCGCACCCGTCGCGTATCCTGGACTTCTGA